A single window of Colletes latitarsis isolate SP2378_abdomen chromosome 6, iyColLati1, whole genome shotgun sequence DNA harbors:
- the LOC143342597 gene encoding mpv17-like protein 2: MRLILNRIRVIKEQLFSPKYLLCTNVAISISLSAMGDILEQHYEILKGEWNKWSSNRTRNMAVSGMSIGIVCHYWYKYLDARIPGRTINIVLKKVIIDQLVCSPLCITMFFLTLGILEKNSLSELKDEIIRKAYKLYIAEWVVWPPAQIINFYFLPTKYRVLYDNSISLGYDIYTSQVKHDDPNSSIKNSKH, encoded by the exons atgagattaattttaaatagGATACGTGTCATTAAAGAACAATTATTTTCACCAAAATATTTACTTTGTACAAATGTTGCGATATCTATTTCTCTCTCTGCTATGGGAGATATTCTAGAACAAcattatgaaatattaaag GGTGAGTGGAATAAATGGAGTTCGAATAGAACTAGGAATATGGCAGTGTCTGGTATGTCTATTGGTATAGTATGTCATTATTGGTATAAATATTTGGATGCCAGAATACCAGGTCGTACGattaatattgttttaaaaaaagttATTATAGATCAATTAGTTTGTTCTCCGCTTTGCATAACAATGTTTTTTTTAACATTAGGCATCTTAGAAAAAAATAGTTTGTCGGAATTAAAAGATGAAATTATTAGGAAagcatataaattatatatagcaGAATGGGTTGTCTGGCCACCTGCACAAATTATCAACTTTTATTTCCTGCCAACTAAGTATAGAGTTCTTTATGATAATAGCATATCTCTTGGTTATGACATTTATACTAGCCAAGTGAAACATGATGATCCGAATTCTAGTataaaaaatagtaaacatTGA
- the Dup gene encoding chromatin licensing and DNA replication factor double parked, producing MSQPSVTAYFNTRKRQATDDLRSKAKVLLIERDQSRLVSNQFRNTRNDDNSEPSDSLTAIQGEKKMGTSPKIILVPAKELVDNRTVRSNPAVRNIQFDSPKANVQKTSRSNARTRATCTQKLSQQEGQTDIRDSFHKIAENLEGNKVLFKKKGSLSPKKKLPGTPKKNNASIENSSVNISNNRSTVNSTTPKKSSTMDKLAKQDLSLNEIKNRINKSSRLNELKASIARFRNCEQKLEKLQKQDNVNKPQIQKFEKIELEIPLSPKKAYKSPSKKILSPMKSKELLLASPQRRILFEPKETTPSPVKGSPTKAPAYQQYLSLAGSSTVALPLPYNYRILAEAFRCVDTVSAMLFNRKEVITFKKLKPSVQELLRKNFTLQHIAQIKTIFPDAYIYHQEKHRTFGSTSKQDKYELILTPIVEEKDGRNTPDADNILKTASETSMGPRVLLDRQRKFYNILLDMVKDEHEKFLLNLETPMRVPKEKILRWHPEFDVESCKPIEPADLPQPPNVEKLTTAKDVLDKAKSMFSCGTRMEKALQRLAEAKLTSKSQSPEKNDNNRSTQTEDNMQKVNITVVDTPPATPTTQNSYLNVAFKGIPKALLEKVRAKQAAKALEAMTRTPDADKQASMYSRLPELAKILRNIFVAEKKGVLTMEFVIGKLENSFKAKLTPNELEELVRLLCKLLPTWTSIHNVRKVDYLKLQKDFDLGKVVKRLEIIANDKVKL from the exons atGTCTCAGCCATCAGTAACAGCGTATTTCAATACACGTAAACGGCAAGCAACTGATGATTTGAGGAGCAAGGCTAAAGTATTGCTTATTGAACGGGATCAATCTAGGTTGGTGAGTAACCAATTTCGGAATACAAGAAATGACGATAATTCCGAGCCTTCCGACTCGTTGACTGCAATTcagggagaaaaaaaaatgggCACGAGTCCAAAAATCATTCTGGTCCCGGCAAAGGAGTTAGTAGATAATCGCACTGTGAGATCGAACCCCGCTGTTCGCAACATTCAGTTTGATTCTCCTAAAGCAAATGTTCAAAAAACGTCTAGAAGTAATGCAAGAACTCGTGCTACGTGCACACAAAAATTATCACAACAAGAGGGACAAACAGATATTCGGGACAGCTTTCACAAGATTGCAGAAAATTTGGAGGGAAACAAAGTACTTTTCAAGAAGAAAGGTTCGTTGAGTCCGAAAAAGAAACTGCCAGGAACACCAAAAAAGAACAATGCTTCTATAGAGAATTCGTCTGTAAACATTTCAAACAATCGATCTACAGTTAATTCCACTACACCAAAAAAGAGTTCAACTATGGATAAACTGGCAAAGCAAGATCTAtctttaaatgaaataaaaaatagaatcaATAAATCATCCCGTCTTAATGAACTGAAAGCTTCAATTGCACGCTTCAGGAATTGTGAACAAAAACTGgagaaattacagaaacaagATAATGTTAACAAACCACAGATACAGAAGTTTGAGAAAATTGAACTTGAAATACCACTTAG TCCAAAAAAAGCATATAAATCTCCAAGCAAAAAGATATTAAGTCCTATGAAGAGCAAAGAGTTGTTGTTAGCCAGTCCTCAACGTCGAATTTTATTTGAACCTAAGGAGACTACTCCAAGTCCAGTAAAGGGTAGCCCAACTAAAGCACCGGCTTATCAACAGTATCTGTCATTGGCTGGAAGCAGCACTGTTGCTCTGCCATTGCCTTATAATTATAGAATCTTGGCAGAAGCATTTAGATGCGTGGATACG GTTTCTGCGATGCTCTTTAATCGTAAAGAAGTAATAACTTTCAAGAAGTTAAAACCCTCTGTTCAAGAATTGTTGCGTAAAAATTTCACATTACAACATATTGCACAAATTAAAACTATTTTCCCAGATGCATACATTTATCATCAAGAGAAgcatcggacatttggttctacATCTAAACAGGATAAGTATGAACTAATTCTTACACCAATTGTTGAAGAAAAAGATGGAAGAAATACACCAGATGCAGATAATATTTTGAAAACAGCGTCTGAAACAAGTATGGGCCCGCGAGTGTTGCTAGATAGGCAAAGAAAGTTTTACAACATTTTACTTG aCATGGTTAAAGATGAGCACGAAAAGTTCTTACTCAATTTAGAAACACCAATGCGCGTACCAAAAGAAAAAATTCTACGTTGGCATCCCGAGTTTGACGTTGAAAGTTGCAAACCAATTGAACCAGCCGATTTGCCACAACCACCTAATGTAGAAAAATTAACAACTGCAAAAGATGTACTTG ACAAAGCAAAATCAATGTTCAGTTGTGGCACGCGCATGGAGAAAGCTTTACAGAGATTAGCGGAAGCGAAATTAACTTCAAAATCTCAATCTCCAGAGAAGAATGATAACAACCGTTCAACTCAAACTGAAGATAACATGCAAAAAGTTAATATTACTGTTGTCGATACACCACCCGCTACGCCAACCACGCAAAATAGTTATCTTAATGTGGCATTTAAAGGCATTCCGAAGGCCCTTCTTGAAAAA GTTCGCGCCAAGCAAGCTGCCAAAGCATTAGAAGCAATGACCCGTACACCGGATGCTGATAAACAAGCTTCAATGTATTCAAGGCTACCAGAATTAGCCAAGATTTTACGTAACATTTTTGTAGCTGAGAAAAAGGGAGTCCTTACAATGGAATTCGTGATTGGAAAGTTGGAAAACTCATTTAAAGCAAAATTAACTCCTAATGAATTAGAAGAACTTGTACGTTTGCTATGTAAATTACTACCCACATGGACTAGTATACATAACGTGCGAAAAGTGGATTACTTGAAATTGCAGAAAGATTTTGATCTTGGAAAAGTCGTTAAAAGATTAGAAATTATAGCTAATGACAAAGTAAAGTTGTAA